The Sulfoacidibacillus ferrooxidans nucleotide sequence GTTACTTCATGATAAAAAAATGAATAGAATATGCATCTGTGATCAAGCTTATAGTCTCAAAAGTGATCAAATAGAGTTACATTCGATAAAAAATATTGATTATACCCCACTTTTTCAGAGGTCTCCCCTGCGGAGTGCCCCGCGTACTTGCTAACAGGCCTTCTTCGGGGTCGAGGACGGGGGCTTTCAACATACGCCGGACATATACGCGGTCCTCCGGGGCCAATTTGGCCAAGAGCTTCGCATGGTCGACGTTGTCAAAATAGCCACGTATGTCCCCTTCGATGACCCACTGGGCAGAACCTGACTTGCAGAGGTTCGCGAAGACTTGACTTATGGCATCCCACGTTGATCTTTGTGGACGGAATCCGTACGTGTTGGGCGCAAACTGAATGTCCCATTCTGGTTCCATGGCCACTTTATGAATGGCCTGACACACGCGATCATGAGTCGTTGGAATACCGAGCGGCCTGAGTTTTCCGTTTTTCTTGGCGATATACACCCGCCGAACGGGTAGGGGGCGACTCTGGAGATTGACGAGTCTCTTCTCTGGCGTGGCGTAGGTCTTTCCGTCTACTCCCGGTGTACGGCGTCCCCGGTTTTCTTGTGTCACATGCCGAATGGCCAGAAGTTTGGTGTGGTGGCTGGTACGGATGAGCCCCTTGTAGTAACGCACAGCCTTACGATTGTTGTGTTCAACTGCGTGGGCCAGTTGTCGCTGTAACCTGAGAACGTGGCGTTCGATTTCCTTCCAGTCAATCCACTCGTCTGCACGCTCACTGGTATCCACTATTTGAGCTTCCACCCATGCTTGCATGATTGCGTCTTCGTGAATTTTCCGGGGGTTCTTACGAATGTGGCCTGTTGACTCGTCTTGAGAGACGGCTTTTCGGTTCATAACAGGCCACTCCTTTCGTCTCATGCTGCAGGATTCCCGGCTGGATGACCTTGGGCAAGTCTGCACGCTTTCGCGTCAGGACATGATTGGCGTCTCTGCCGTCCCTATCTGTCTCATTACAAGGCAGCCTTCGCTTTTTGCCCGCTCCTTTACCCCCTAGGGAATTCGGCGTCACTCACGTTCCGCTTACTGTCCATACAGGACAGACCCCATGGGGCTTACCTTGTTCCGTCAATAATCCATCTTGTGAAGTGGTTAGGTGCCCCGAGTCCCGCGGTAGCGCTTGGAACTGCGAATCGCCAAAACGGGAGTGACGATTCCGGCTATTTGCCTTTTGGCACAAGCGTATCATGGTGTTTCGCTTGTCTTGAATGACGCGGTTTATATGGGGTTCACTGGTGTTCACCATGCACTTCTCAACCTAGCTCCGGCCAGAATTCACCCTATCTGGCGCGGCTACATTGTTCCGTGAGCTATCGCAAGACCGCGTTACCACTGTCCCACGTCACGGTAGGTTCGCGTCCGCAGTCCTGGACGGGCGGATTTGCACCGCATGATTACCGACGACTTTCAAGTCGCAACCCTTATGTTCAAGAAGCATGGTTCGATGCAGAATCGTTCATTTGTGGCTGATTACTCGGCAAAAATGCAAGAAATACTATGATTAGTGCCGCCAGGCTCATCAACGTTGTCATTCCTACCATTAAGCTACGTACTCCCAACCAAGTCGCCACGAAACCACCTAGCAGTATAAACACGATGTTTAGCAATTGTTGAGGTGGACCGACTACGCTGTTGATTCTCCCCATATGTGATACTGGCATTACTTTTTGTGTGTATGTGGTAAATCCCACGCTCGCACTTGAACCAAACAACCCCAAGATGATTAGTCCGATAACAGCCGCCCAGAAGGAATGTGCCAAAGAATAGAGTAGATATCCAACGGCACTCAACAAAGTTCCGATACCCAGGAGCCATGTGGTACTAAGCCGATTAGATATGACCGATAACAACAGAGAACCAGACACAAATCCAATTCCTGCGGAAGTGACCATCATGCCGTAACCAAGTTGCCCAAGGTGCAAGGCTTGCCGAGCAAAGACAACCTCTTCCGTGTCTGCCGTGAGTGCAAAGATGCCGATGAGTGCGTTCAAACTGAATAGGACGGTAAACAGTCGGTTCTCACTGAGAAATTGAAATGCAGTTTGCCAATCCTTGAACACAGTACGCCAAGGATGCTTTCTTTCCGTGGATGCTTGTGGCGTGCCCAATTCAGGCAACAAGATGAACGACATTGCAGAAGCCAAGAAACTAACCGAATCCAACCATAAAGGGATGGAAGGATTGCCATGGATCAAGAGCACCCCTGCAATGGCAGGTCCCGTCAGAAAAGCACTGTACCGTAAGGTACTGACAATCGAATTTACTCTTTTTCGGAACTCCTCGGGAACAAGCAATGTCTGATAAGGAAGAAACAGACTACCGAAAAATGTACTGCAAACTCCAAGTAGAAATAGATTTGCGTAAATAGAAGCCAAGTGTGGCAGGAGTGGCAAAACACCAATCAGCACCGCACGGGTAAGCTCAACGCCAACCAGTTGCTTCCTACGGGAGAATCGATCCGTTATGCTTCCAACCCAAGGTCCTACAATTAACGCCGCAATCCTGGACACAACCCAAGGTCCTACAATTAACGCCGCAATCCTGGACACAACCCACAGACCTGCAACAGCCGATGCAGAGTGTGTTTGGTCGAGAACAAATACGTTTATGGTGACGAGATAGATGAAATCCCCTATAGCAGAAATGCCAACTCCAGATACAAATATACCTGTCCAAATGTTAGTTCGGAATTGTTTCTCTCCCAAAGCCATTCATTCACCTCGAATTCACAATCGTTGTTCAGGATTACTGGTAGGGTAGCTCAGGCACCTTGCGATGCCCTCGCCCCTTCAGAACCGTACGTGACAGTTTCCCGTTTTACGGCTCAAGCCATCCTGCAGTCGTCATCTAAGCAAGGTTCTTCGAGGCACTATATTGTTCGTAGCACCATCGATGAGTCACAAACACATTTTCAGACGTGTCATACAAGAACGTTGATTGCGATGAGATAAACAAAGTCCCCAATACTGGAGACTCCTATCCCAAACAGTAAAATCTCGATCAAAGGGTTTTGGCACGATCATCACCTCGAATGATTTTATTTTACATTCTCAGTTCGTCGTGTCCACCCCTATAGCCTAACAGCACACTTCCACAACACGATCTACATCCGTCAGCACAACGAAGATCCCAGCCCCCCACACGGGGACTGGGATCCTGCCACCAAGGGTGAGTTCGTGGGTTTGCATGGTGGAGGCGAAGACTATATCTGGAACCCCTGTCCGAGACGCGTCGGCTTCACTTCGATCGACAGCACCATGAGTAGAATAGTGTGTACAGCACAAGCAGGCGTAGAGACGGCACTACGACTGCGCGCGCACTTACGCCTGCCTGTGATGCTCTTAATGTCGGACCTCCTGACGCTAGCCACGGAGACTAACTTCGACGCAGCTGTGTTTTCATTCGTTGTTGGCGGCGCGCCAGCGCATGCCGGGTCTGTCTCAATGGTCTCAGCTCACTCACCAAAATATGAAGTAATCCAATTCACGATTCTATTTGCCATTTGAAGTGATTCCCTGGCATCCTCTAAATCGCTGTCTGTACCTGGATAACGAACTTCTACACCGAAGCTACTAAGAAATGTCGCAGCTTCCCTAACCTTGTCAGAGACGGCCACAAAGTTGCTGATTCGTTCAATTAGGGCATCAAGATCATGCGTACGCGGGACGTGTTGCCCTTGTTCTTCGAGCAGCGCTTTCAAACACTTCTCTGCCGCCTGTTGACTGTGGAAACACGCTCCGTCAGTCAAGCCCGCATCAAACAGCACGTGAGCTGCAGCCATATCGTCATGCGTCTTTGCGAGCCAAGCTTTGGTCTCCTCTTTCAAACACGATCTTCCCTTCAGAAGTAATCTCCTTTTTCAGCGGAAATCCACGGTCCCATTCTTCAGGCGTTCGCACCATAAAGTCCATAGGGACTCCAGGGACTAATCCTTTTTGTCGAGCCATAAGTCCACGCCTTGAGGGTTTAATGTCACTATCCATAATCACTAAGAAGTCGTAATCACTATCTATGCCAGCATCTCCTCGAGCACGTGAACCGAAGAGAATAATTCGTTCTATGGGAAGTGTCTCCACCAATTGACAAACAACCTTTTCAATGACCTGCTGCTCATCAGTAGACATCCCATCACCCCCTCGTATATCCGAAAATCGCCTTGGGTTTTGTATGCATGATACGGTTCTATTGTACCTTAGAGAACTGATAAATGTAATCAGGCTCACGCGACCAACTTCAAACGTGGGTCGATAGTTCGCTGTCCCTTCCCTTATTGAGATCGGCGGAATCTTACGGGCACTCTGTGGGTACAAGAATGTAGAGTTGGTCAAGAGCAATATCAGTTCGGATCATTTACACATGGAGCGGTGTGCCTTGACAGGCTAATCCTAGATGACGTTCAGTCAGTCCTCGTCGTGTGCCAATCAGTGCTGACTCCCGCCGCTGATCGATGAAAGTGCATCTTAGAAAAGTACCGTGTTAAGTGGTCTCACATCTACATACCATTCTAGTTTGGCCAGTAATTTTGCTGGAAATGTGGTGGCTCTCGTTGAAACGATCGAAGTGGTTCAACTGATGTATAGCCAAAACAGCTCCCTCAAATGAAGAAATCGAATGACCGAGTGAAGACAAGAGCCACCTAATATTTCACAGGTTGGCTCTTGTCGGTTACACCACCTGAAATTCGCGTTACTGATCCTTCCACTTAGTCCTTAGCTTTACTATATCTCTATTCTCGCCATTTGAATAAGTCAAATGATAATTGGCCAGGTCCTCCGGCCACTGCTCGATGCCAAATGTGTAACCCTCCAGATAATCCAGAAAACCGTCCTTTACAAACAGCACAAACCCCAGCAAATCGTCCCCATCACCCTTGTTCGCAATCACGTCACCAAAGTGAAATGAGGGCCTCCCAACTAATCGCAAGGATTCATCATTCAACTCAAAGTGCGTGTAGAATCCGGCTCCAGTAAGGTCCCTTGAACGAACAGCTGAGGCTCCGAACTGTTTTCTCAACTTGGCAAGTGTTTCATCATCACCATCCAATAATTTATTCATCGCTTCTTTTTCAAAAATTGAGAACTCGATTCTTCCCAGAGTAATTCACTCCTACCTATTTGGAATAAACGCGGTTCCAATCTTAGCTGTTCCATCGACCACGTTCCCTCGCACGGTTATCCTTGTTCCATTTACATCAATGGATTCCTCGAATACGCCCTTGATACCATTGCGTTCAACGTATTCCTGAGTGGCATTTTCTAATGCGTTGTATGCCCGTACCTGATTCCCTTCATACCCCTGTAGAAACTCTTCGAGGTTGTGCTCGGACTTTCCGAATATGTGGTTCAGCTTATTGCTATCTTGGGCAAACCGTTGCAAATTCATAGTCATCCGGGAAGCGTTCCCCGTACCCTCAAGCCACGCCGCAAGCTCCGCTTCCTCCAGGGCACTGAACTCAGGGTTTGCGGCGAAAAAATCGGAATAAACCCATGATGGTGGCGCGATGTATCTTGGGAAATTTCCAATCCATCGCCATGAGAACTGCCCACTCGGGTCCACCCGATTCACCGGGTTATTCTCCGCGTACGCATACTCGCTGTAGCTAAAGGGATTGGATGCATTCGGCCCAACTGGATCTTCCGACAAAAACCGCCCCGTCGTCGGGTTGTAGTACCGTGCATTCAGGTAGTATAACCCCGTCTGCGAGTCATACATATAGCCCCGGTACGTGAACGGTAGGCGTATCTTATGTCGCACTCCGGCCCGCTAACGACAGAGCCCAGAAAATCCCTCACCGTATATTTATGTATGGCAGGGAGCAAATCCTTTTTCGAGATCAGCTCCCTTATGCGACAGAGGAAAGTGAATTACAGCAACGCTTTAGTGAAAAGTATCTCCAACGGCTCGTTCCGCAGCAACAAACAACCTGCGTCTCGATATCCTAACTTTCTATAGAAGTGCTGAGCGTCTTCATTCGACAATGTTGATGTCATCACGAGGTCGAAACCTTTCTGTTTCATGTCATTTTCCCAGAACAGAACTACTTGCTTCCCAACGCCGTTTCCTCGATGTTTCTCGTTAATCCGAATCATGTTCATGAATGGTGTATTGTCCCAGAAGTACCCATACCTCAACCATCCGATGCGACTATCGTCTGCGTTTCGCAGTATGAAAATCTCTTTTTGCTTTATTTTTGTTGAGATCAAGCTCTCCAAAATGTGATGGTCTCGGTCTCGTATGTATTCATAATCCGACTCCGTTGCATAAACAATCTTCAAATTTCCTCCCCCCTTTTTTCACCGACTAACCCCGAGTTGTTCTTCAACAAAGCTGCCCTTATTCTCAAGATCGCTGACCCAGATATCCTTTCATAATCATACACAAGTGCTGGAGTGACGGCTACCGAATTTTCGCCCCCGAATGCGTAAGACCTACAGTGCTTGCGCTTCGTGTGATAATACACCAGTCGAGCGATAGGGACTCTCGCAGCTTCACGCCCTTGTGCGCAATAATGAGGGCATGCCCTATATGGCACAGGTCCCATCTTTGTGACGTTTAACTCGGGTGGTGTGACTTCATTCGTTCAAGAAACCTTCCAGTTTTTCTTTGACCCCTAACCACTCTTCGTCGATTACGCTATAGTAAACAGAATGCCTACGGTAACCATCGCTTAAAATCCGATGATTACGAATGACTCCTTCCTTGACGCCACCTAGCCTTTCAATAGCCTTTTGTGAACGAAGATTACGAGAATCTGTTTTTAGCTGAACACGGATTGTGCCAAGTGTTTCAAAGCAGTGTTTGAACAACAGATATTTACATTCTGTATTCACTTTTGTTCTCCAAACGCTTGGAGACAGCCACGTCCAGCCTATTTCGAGGCTTCTATTCGTGGCGGATATATCCAGAAAGCGAGTGCTTCCAACAAGCTTGCTGGCGTCCTTATCAAAAATTACGAACGGAAACTGAGTCCCTTGTTCTCGTTCTTTTAATGCGTCGTTTACAAGTCGTTCCATATCGCCGAACGTTTGCACCACCATTGGCATATACGTCCATATATCGAGACTACTACCCGCCGCAAACAGTTCTTCGGTGTGCTTAGTTTCCATAGGAAGAATTTTAACTCTTTGTCCCAATAACTCGATCGGTCTGATCTCCAATTTATCAACTCCTTATGGTCTTTTACTTATAACTGGATAAATGGTATTGGACGCTTCGGCCCAGATGTTCAATAAGTAGCGGTACTTATTAAATGAATATTCATGCAATTAAGGCTCGATCATGCCTTATTCGGGTCTCGCTCAAATGTATCAAGAACTAATAATCATGTCCGCAGTGGACAACGGACTTACTGTCTCTAAATAGTGGTCCTCCGCTTTCCAATACCTTGTTTTAAACTTCTCAATTTGTTCCCTGGTGCGTGCCGATTCACGTTGGAAACGTGTTTCTCTTTTACAATCCAGATACACAACGAAATCAAAGAACTGCCGCCACTCTTCACGTTGAAGAAATACACCTTCCATGATCACGATGCAATCGCTTGGTATTACAACCATTCTCATGGTTATTTCGTCACGTTCAGAGTCGTAAAACGGGAGATCTATTTCTAATGCGTCTCGTAATTTGCCAAACAAATTCTGCCTCAAATACCCGACATCCCATTGAAAATTGTAATACTCCTGCCACTGGGAAAATCCCGTGTCATATCGCTTCTTGCGTTCCACAATATGATCGTCAATATGGAAGACGCAAACATCTTGCCCCGTCTCGATTATACCTTGCTGCAATAAACTCACAACAGTGGTTTTGCCAGCTCGACTCAACCCATCGACACCGATGATGAGCCGTTCACCGCAATACCGCTCCAGAATGACGCTAACTAACTTGTCATAATTCCCTGTCACAGCTCCACCCCATATGCGGAAACTCAATTAATTTGAAAGAACCGTTATTGCAGACTACGCCCCAAGAGCGACATAACCCAAGAAATCCCTTGCTATATATTTATGCATCGACGTAAGCGAATCCTTCTTCGAGATCAGCGCCCGTTGTTATGAACTCAAGTTACACAACGTTCATTCCATCATTCCGGCCACTTGCCTTTTGGCTCAAGCGTGTCATAGTGTTTCAATTGTTTGTCGTGACGCGATTTATATGGATGGGATTCACTGGTGTTCACCATGCACTCTACACCTAGCTCCGGCCCGAATTCACTCTATCTGGCACGGCTACATGGTCCCGTGAGCTATCGCAAAGCTGCATTACTGCTGCCCCACGTCACGGTAGGTTCGCGTCCGCAGTCCTGGACGGGTGGATTTTCACCACATGATGACCGACGACTTTCAAGTCGCAACCCTTAAGCGCAATATCTACCCTCCTATAGTTAGAGACCCAGTTTAACAGATAATCATCAAGGTAAACGTTGAATCGAGTTCGCATGACTTTCTGATACATCAACTGTTGGTAAATATTTTTACTGTTTAAAGTAACATTTTATTGACTTATAGAGTAATTATAATTACAGTAAAGAGAAATAAGTCGAAGGTGGCGGGAAAATGGATGACGATATTCGATTAAACGTACCACTTCTACGCCGTCGTGTTCCGAACCTGACGACAGTCGCCAAAGCATCTGGGCTCCGTCCTGCGACTGTCTCAAATTTGTGTACTGGAAAAATATCGTTAGCAAAAGCTGAAGTTCGTACCTTGGTCACTTTAGCAACACTAGCTGGTTGCACTTTAGATGAATTGGTTATTAGAGGGGGAGGAATTACTATGATGGAATCTGGTATTAAGGTTTTAGACCTCTTCGCACCTTTAGTTCGAGGCGGTACTGTCGGTTTGGTTGCACGTAGCAACATGGGGCAGTTGGTACTAGTTCAAGAGTTATTTCATCGATTTAGTCAGCGGAACTATGTAACGGTATTCTGGTCACCATTTACTGCTGAAGAACTAGGCGATGATGACATTCACAAAG carries:
- a CDS encoding reverse transcriptase N-terminal domain-containing protein, translating into MNRKAVSQDESTGHIRKNPRKIHEDAIMQAWVEAQIVDTSERADEWIDWKEIERHVLRLQRQLAHAVEHNNRKAVRYYKGLIRTSHHTKLLAIRHVTQENRGRRTPGVDGKTYATPEKRLVNLQSRPLPVRRVYIAKKNGKLRPLGIPTTHDRVCQAIHKVAMEPEWDIQFAPNTYGFRPQRSTWDAISQVFANLCKSGSAQWVIEGDIRGYFDNVDHAKLLAKLAPEDRVYVRRMLKAPVLDPEEGLLASTRGTPQGRPLKKWGIINIFYRM
- a CDS encoding MFS transporter, whose amino-acid sequence is MALGEKQFRTNIWTGIFVSGVGISAIGDFIYLVTINVFVLDQTHSASAVAGLWVVSRIAALIVGPWVVSRIAALIVGPWVGSITDRFSRRKQLVGVELTRAVLIGVLPLLPHLASIYANLFLLGVCSTFFGSLFLPYQTLLVPEEFRKRVNSIVSTLRYSAFLTGPAIAGVLLIHGNPSIPLWLDSVSFLASAMSFILLPELGTPQASTERKHPWRTVFKDWQTAFQFLSENRLFTVLFSLNALIGIFALTADTEEVVFARQALHLGQLGYGMMVTSAGIGFVSGSLLLSVISNRLSTTWLLGIGTLLSAVGYLLYSLAHSFWAAVIGLIILGLFGSSASVGFTTYTQKVMPVSHMGRINSVVGPPQQLLNIVFILLGGFVATWLGVRSLMVGMTTLMSLAALIIVFLAFLPSNQPQMNDSASNHAS
- a CDS encoding HEPN domain-containing protein translates to MKEETKAWLAKTHDDMAAAHVLFDAGLTDGACFHSQQAAEKCLKALLEEQGQHVPRTHDLDALIERISNFVAVSDKVREAATFLSSFGVEVRYPGTDSDLEDARESLQMANRIVNWITSYFGE
- a CDS encoding nucleotidyltransferase domain-containing protein, whose translation is MSTDEQQVIEKVVCQLVETLPIERIILFGSRARGDAGIDSDYDFLVIMDSDIKPSRRGLMARQKGLVPGVPMDFMVRTPEEWDRGFPLKKEITSEGKIVFERGDQSLARKDA
- a CDS encoding RHS repeat-associated core domain-containing protein, giving the protein MRHKIRLPFTYRGYMYDSQTGLYYLNARYYNPTTGRFLSEDPVGPNASNPFSYSEYAYAENNPVNRVDPSGQFSWRWIGNFPRYIAPPSWVYSDFFAANPEFSALEEAELAAWLEGTGNASRMTMNLQRFAQDSNKLNHIFGKSEHNLEEFLQGYEGNQVRAYNALENATQEYVERNGIKGVFEESIDVNGTRITVRGNVVDGTAKIGTAFIPNR
- a CDS encoding GNAT family N-acetyltransferase — its product is MKIVYATESDYEYIRDRDHHILESLISTKIKQKEIFILRNADDSRIGWLRYGYFWDNTPFMNMIRINEKHRGNGVGKQVVLFWENDMKQKGFDLVMTSTLSNEDAQHFYRKLGYRDAGCLLLRNEPLEILFTKALL
- a CDS encoding GNAT family N-acetyltransferase — protein: MEIRPIELLGQRVKILPMETKHTEELFAAGSSLDIWTYMPMVVQTFGDMERLVNDALKEREQGTQFPFVIFDKDASKLVGSTRFLDISATNRSLEIGWTWLSPSVWRTKVNTECKYLLFKHCFETLGTIRVQLKTDSRNLRSQKAIERLGGVKEGVIRNHRILSDGYRRHSVYYSVIDEEWLGVKEKLEGFLNE
- a CDS encoding kinase; protein product: MTGNYDKLVSVILERYCGERLIIGVDGLSRAGKTTVVSLLQQGIIETGQDVCVFHIDDHIVERKKRYDTGFSQWQEYYNFQWDVGYLRQNLFGKLRDALEIDLPFYDSERDEITMRMVVIPSDCIVIMEGVFLQREEWRQFFDFVVYLDCKRETRFQRESARTREQIEKFKTRYWKAEDHYLETVSPLSTADMIISS